A single window of Agromyces sp. Leaf222 DNA harbors:
- a CDS encoding aldo/keto reductase, giving the protein MTTVPTITLNNGVRMPQLGFGVFQVPDDETAAAVTTALEVGYRSIDTAAVYGNEAGVGRALAESGLARDELFVTTKVWNSDQGYDETLRAFDASASKLGLEQLDLYLIHWPTPDRGRYLDTWRALERLLADGRTRAIGVSNFEPEHLERLIAASGVVPAVNQVELHPAMANRAVIAAGARHGIATEAWSPLAQGAVLGEASVVEIADRHGRTPAQVVLRWHLQQGRIVIPKSVTPGRIAENFDVFGFELTADELAAIDALDRDGRTGPHPAEFHTA; this is encoded by the coding sequence ATGACCACCGTGCCCACCATCACCCTGAACAACGGCGTGCGGATGCCGCAGCTCGGCTTCGGCGTCTTCCAGGTGCCCGACGACGAGACCGCCGCGGCTGTGACCACGGCCCTCGAGGTCGGCTACCGCAGCATCGACACGGCCGCCGTCTACGGCAACGAGGCCGGTGTCGGACGCGCTCTCGCCGAGTCGGGCCTCGCGCGCGACGAGCTGTTCGTGACGACGAAGGTCTGGAACTCCGACCAGGGCTACGACGAGACCCTGCGCGCGTTCGACGCGAGCGCCTCGAAGCTCGGACTCGAGCAGCTCGACCTCTACCTCATCCACTGGCCGACGCCTGATCGCGGCCGCTACCTCGACACGTGGCGCGCCCTCGAGCGGCTGCTCGCCGACGGACGCACCCGCGCGATCGGCGTCTCGAACTTCGAGCCCGAGCACCTCGAGCGGCTCATCGCCGCGAGCGGCGTCGTGCCCGCCGTCAACCAGGTCGAGCTGCACCCGGCCATGGCGAACCGGGCCGTCATCGCGGCCGGCGCGAGGCACGGCATCGCGACCGAGGCGTGGAGCCCGCTCGCGCAGGGCGCCGTGCTCGGCGAGGCGTCCGTCGTCGAGATCGCCGACCGCCACGGCCGCACCCCCGCGCAGGTCGTGCTCCGCTGGCACCTGCAGCAGGGGCGCATCGTCATTCCGAAGTCGGTCACGCCCGGCCGCATCGCCGAGAACTTCGACGTGTTCGGCTTCGAGCTCACCGCCGACGAGCTCGCCGCGATCGACGCCCTCGACCGCGACGGACGCACCGGACCCCACCCCGCCGAGTTCCACACGGCCTGA
- a CDS encoding VOC family protein, whose amino-acid sequence MPVTLNPYLNFRGTAREALEFYHAIFGGTLNISTFADFQASQNPAEADLVMHGQIDGPNGLTIMAADVPEHMAYTGITGVSVSISGDDDATIRGYWQQLAEGATVQQPLEVAPWGDAFGMLVDRFGASWLVNISGAAA is encoded by the coding sequence ATGCCCGTCACGCTCAACCCGTACCTCAACTTCCGGGGCACCGCCCGCGAGGCGCTCGAGTTCTACCACGCGATCTTCGGCGGCACGCTGAACATCAGCACGTTCGCGGACTTCCAGGCCTCGCAGAACCCGGCCGAGGCCGACCTCGTGATGCACGGCCAGATCGACGGGCCGAACGGCCTCACGATCATGGCGGCCGACGTGCCCGAGCACATGGCCTACACCGGCATCACGGGCGTCTCGGTCTCGATCTCCGGAGACGACGACGCGACGATCCGCGGCTACTGGCAGCAGCTCGCCGAGGGCGCGACGGTGCAGCAGCCGCTCGAGGTCGCCCCGTGGGGCGACGCGTTCGGCATGCTCGTCGACCGGTTCGGCGCGAGCTGGCTCGTGAACATCTCGGGCGCGGCGGCGTAG
- a CDS encoding type 1 glutamine amidotransferase domain-containing protein gives MSDILMIVTAATSLTMKDGSEHPTGFWAEELVTAHRALVAAGHSVTIATPDGVAPTVDAVSLDPSQTGGEARAREFADYLEVIAGELSSPVAIADVDAADYAAIVLPGGHGPMSDLAFDAATGRVLVAANEVGAVIAPFCHGPAALLSAQLADGTFAFAGRRLTVFTDDEERTGGTGENTPWFVETRLRERGAVIDSAAPWSDHVVVDGNLITGQNPQSSASVARRVLDALAAHG, from the coding sequence ATGAGCGACATCCTGATGATCGTCACCGCCGCGACGAGCCTCACCATGAAGGACGGCAGCGAGCACCCCACCGGCTTCTGGGCCGAGGAGCTCGTCACCGCCCACCGCGCCCTCGTCGCGGCCGGCCACTCCGTCACGATCGCGACGCCCGATGGCGTCGCCCCCACCGTCGACGCCGTCAGCCTCGACCCGTCGCAGACGGGCGGCGAGGCGAGGGCCCGCGAGTTCGCCGACTACCTCGAGGTGATCGCGGGCGAGCTCTCGTCGCCCGTGGCGATCGCCGACGTCGACGCGGCCGACTACGCCGCGATCGTGCTGCCCGGCGGCCACGGCCCCATGTCCGACCTCGCGTTCGACGCCGCAACCGGTCGGGTGCTGGTCGCCGCGAACGAGGTGGGCGCGGTCATCGCGCCCTTCTGCCACGGTCCGGCCGCCCTGCTCTCGGCGCAACTCGCCGACGGCACGTTCGCGTTCGCCGGCCGCCGCCTGACCGTCTTCACCGACGACGAGGAGCGCACGGGCGGCACGGGTGAGAACACGCCGTGGTTCGTCGAGACCCGCCTGCGCGAGCGAGGCGCCGTGATCGACTCGGCAGCCCCCTGGAGCGACCACGTCGTGGTCGACGGCAACCTCATCACCGGCCAGAACCCGCAGTCGAGCGCCTCGGTCGCCCGCCGCGTGCTCGACGCCCTCGCCGCGCACGGCTGA
- a CDS encoding helix-turn-helix transcriptional regulator, with translation MILDPGADDRLDRAFMALADPVRRGIIARLSRGPATVNDLAEPFQISKQAVSKHIQVLEHAGLVTRTRDAQRRPVHLAPAQLEALTAWIDRYRLIHEQQFRSLDALLATDRGMDAAPSEAGATADPARKAEES, from the coding sequence ATGATCCTCGACCCCGGTGCCGACGACCGGCTCGACCGGGCCTTCATGGCCCTGGCCGATCCGGTGCGACGCGGCATCATCGCGAGGCTCAGCCGTGGCCCGGCGACGGTCAACGACCTCGCCGAGCCCTTCCAGATCAGCAAGCAGGCCGTGTCCAAGCACATCCAGGTGCTCGAGCACGCCGGGCTCGTCACGCGAACGCGCGACGCCCAGCGTCGCCCGGTGCACCTCGCGCCTGCGCAGCTCGAAGCCCTCACCGCGTGGATCGACCGCTACCGGCTGATCCACGAGCAGCAGTTCCGTTCGCTCGATGCGCTGCTCGCCACCGATCGCGGCATGGATGCCGCACCATCCGAGGCCGGCGCCACCGCCGACCCCGCACGCAAGGCAGAGGAATCATGA
- a CDS encoding MFS transporter: protein MPLGLLALAIGAFGIGLTEFVIMGLLSDLAADFGVSEAAAGWFISGYALAVAVGAIGLTAAATRLPRKPVLMGLLGLFIAGNAISALAPTYEAMMAGRIVAALCHGAFFGIGAVVAADLVAPAKRAGAIAIMFTGLTAANVLGVPFGTFLGQQFGWRSTFWVISAIGVLALIGIAVLVPSTRPDGAAAPSLRRELGAFRSGQVWLSLGVTVLGFGGMFGAFTYIAYTLTEVSGFAATDVPWLLVLFGAGLVVGNWIGGRLADRSIDGTLLGFIATLVVVLALLGWLATSPVAVIVLLVLMGGFGFGTVPALQSRVMRYAEQAPTLASGANIAAFNVGNALGAFAGGLAISAGLGYTSPIWVGALITAAALVVMVVAWATARAGAPSTERADAAPRATTSTGSLATSAH from the coding sequence ATGCCACTCGGACTGCTCGCCCTCGCGATCGGAGCCTTCGGCATCGGCCTCACCGAGTTCGTCATCATGGGGCTGCTGTCAGACCTCGCGGCCGACTTCGGCGTCTCGGAGGCCGCGGCCGGCTGGTTCATCTCGGGGTACGCCCTCGCCGTCGCCGTCGGCGCGATCGGCCTCACCGCCGCTGCGACCCGACTCCCCCGCAAGCCCGTGCTCATGGGCCTGCTCGGCCTCTTCATCGCGGGCAACGCCATCTCGGCGCTCGCGCCGACCTACGAGGCCATGATGGCCGGGCGCATCGTCGCCGCGCTCTGCCACGGCGCGTTCTTCGGCATCGGCGCGGTCGTCGCCGCCGACCTCGTCGCCCCCGCGAAGCGCGCCGGCGCCATCGCGATCATGTTCACCGGCCTCACCGCGGCCAACGTGCTCGGCGTGCCGTTCGGCACCTTCCTCGGGCAGCAGTTCGGTTGGCGATCCACGTTCTGGGTCATCTCGGCGATCGGCGTGCTCGCGCTCATCGGCATCGCCGTGCTCGTGCCGAGTACCCGACCCGACGGAGCCGCCGCACCGAGCCTCCGCCGCGAGCTCGGCGCGTTCCGATCCGGCCAGGTCTGGCTCTCGCTCGGCGTCACCGTGCTCGGCTTCGGCGGCATGTTCGGCGCGTTCACGTACATCGCCTACACGCTCACCGAGGTCAGCGGGTTCGCCGCCACCGACGTGCCCTGGCTGCTCGTGCTCTTCGGCGCCGGCCTCGTCGTCGGCAACTGGATCGGCGGCAGGCTCGCCGACCGGTCGATCGACGGAACCCTGCTCGGCTTCATCGCCACGCTCGTCGTGGTGCTCGCGCTGCTCGGCTGGCTCGCGACATCCCCCGTCGCCGTCATCGTGCTGCTCGTGCTCATGGGCGGATTCGGCTTCGGCACCGTGCCCGCGCTGCAGAGCCGGGTCATGCGCTACGCCGAGCAGGCGCCGACGCTCGCCTCCGGCGCGAACATCGCGGCGTTCAACGTCGGCAACGCGCTCGGCGCCTTCGCCGGCGGCCTCGCGATCTCGGCCGGCCTCGGCTACACCTCGCCCATCTGGGTCGGCGCGCTCATCACCGCGGCCGCGCTCGTCGTCATGGTCGTCGCCTGGGCCACGGCTCGTGCCGGTGCACCGTCGACCGAGCGAGCGGATGCCGCACCGCGGGCAACGACCTCGACCGGCTCGCTCGCGACGTCCGCGCACTGA
- a CDS encoding phosphoketolase, with translation MSGAGEHTRDREGHDDRGPAASVPLELVDRWWRAANYLSVGQIYLMRNPLLDRPLEADDIKPRLLGHWGTSPGLNLVYAHLNRAIVERGTRMLYVCGPGHGGPAMVANTWLEGTYSELFPAITADRDGMQRLFRQFSFPGGIPSHAAPETPGSINEGGELGYSLMHAYGAALDNPGLVVACVIGDGEAETGPLATSWRGHAFLNPVTDGAVLPILHLNGYKIANPTLLARIPESELVDFFRGNGYEPLLVTGGFDGEDPALVHARLADAVDVALERIDAIRADVATGAFDRNAPHWPAIVLRTPKGWTGPKVVDGVQVEGTFHAHQVPLSEVRENPEHLAMLEAWLRSYRPEELFDGDGRPVAELDALRPRGELRMSATPLANAGVRHPLDLPDTVPFAVEVSPDARGTTDAATTVFGRWLAELLRANPDDARLFGPDEVLSNRLGAVFEVTSRAWAGELHPLDEHLAREGRVIEALSEHLMQGMLEGYLLTGRHGLLTSYEAFIHIVDSMFNQHAKWLESAGEVAWRGDLASLNYLLSSHVWRQDHNGFSHQDPGFLNVVVNKQADVVRVYLPPDANTLLATMRHVFATTNRVNVVVAGKQPQPQWLGADEADAHVEAGLGVWAWAGNEPGFDAADPAASVPDVVLGCAGDVPTIEAIAAAQLLRERLPGLAVRVVNVVDLMRLQDPSHHPHGLDDDAFDAIFTREAPVIFAFHGYPTLVHQLAYRRTNHRNLHVRGFIERGTTTTPFDMLHLNDLDRYRLALDVIERVPGLAGRPGVADVADEWHAMRTAAREHAYEHGEDPEWITGWAFRAS, from the coding sequence ATGTCCGGAGCAGGCGAGCACACGCGCGACCGAGAAGGCCACGACGACCGGGGGCCCGCGGCATCCGTGCCCTTGGAGCTCGTCGACCGGTGGTGGCGGGCGGCGAACTACCTGAGCGTCGGGCAGATCTACCTCATGCGCAACCCGCTGCTCGACCGCCCCCTCGAGGCCGATGACATCAAGCCCCGCCTGCTGGGCCACTGGGGAACCTCCCCCGGGCTCAACCTCGTCTACGCGCACCTCAACCGCGCGATCGTCGAGCGCGGAACCCGGATGCTCTACGTCTGCGGCCCTGGCCACGGCGGGCCCGCGATGGTCGCGAACACGTGGCTCGAGGGCACCTACTCCGAGCTCTTCCCCGCCATCACGGCCGATCGCGACGGCATGCAGCGGCTCTTCCGGCAGTTCTCGTTCCCGGGCGGCATCCCGTCGCACGCGGCGCCCGAGACGCCCGGCTCCATCAACGAGGGCGGTGAGCTCGGCTACTCGCTCATGCACGCCTACGGCGCCGCGCTCGACAACCCCGGACTCGTGGTCGCCTGCGTCATCGGCGACGGCGAAGCCGAGACCGGGCCCCTCGCCACGAGCTGGCGCGGGCACGCGTTCCTCAACCCCGTCACCGACGGCGCGGTGCTCCCGATCCTGCACCTGAACGGCTACAAGATCGCGAACCCGACGCTGCTCGCGCGCATCCCCGAGTCCGAGCTCGTGGACTTCTTCCGCGGCAACGGCTACGAACCGCTGCTCGTCACGGGCGGTTTCGACGGCGAGGACCCGGCCCTCGTGCACGCGCGCCTCGCCGATGCCGTCGACGTCGCGCTCGAGCGCATCGACGCGATCCGGGCGGATGTCGCGACGGGCGCGTTCGATCGCAACGCACCGCACTGGCCGGCGATCGTGCTGCGCACCCCCAAGGGCTGGACCGGCCCGAAGGTCGTCGACGGCGTGCAGGTCGAGGGCACGTTCCACGCCCACCAGGTGCCGCTCTCGGAGGTGCGCGAGAACCCCGAGCACCTCGCGATGCTCGAGGCCTGGCTCCGCTCGTATCGGCCCGAGGAGCTCTTCGACGGCGACGGCCGGCCGGTCGCCGAGCTCGATGCGCTCCGGCCGCGCGGCGAGCTGCGCATGAGCGCGACGCCGCTCGCGAACGCCGGCGTGCGGCATCCGCTCGACCTGCCCGACACGGTCCCGTTCGCGGTCGAGGTCTCCCCCGACGCGCGCGGAACGACGGATGCCGCGACCACCGTGTTCGGCCGCTGGCTGGCCGAACTGCTGCGCGCCAACCCCGACGACGCCCGCCTCTTCGGGCCCGACGAGGTGCTCTCGAACCGGCTCGGCGCCGTGTTCGAGGTCACGTCACGGGCATGGGCCGGTGAGCTGCATCCGCTCGACGAGCACCTGGCCCGCGAGGGGCGCGTCATCGAGGCCCTCAGCGAGCACCTCATGCAGGGCATGCTCGAGGGCTACCTGCTCACCGGACGCCACGGGCTCCTCACGAGCTACGAGGCGTTCATCCACATCGTCGACTCGATGTTCAACCAGCATGCCAAGTGGCTGGAGTCGGCCGGCGAGGTGGCCTGGCGCGGCGACCTCGCCTCGCTCAACTACCTGCTCTCGTCGCATGTGTGGCGTCAGGACCACAACGGCTTCTCGCACCAGGACCCCGGATTCCTGAACGTGGTCGTCAACAAGCAGGCCGATGTCGTGCGCGTGTACCTGCCGCCCGACGCGAACACCCTGCTCGCCACGATGCGGCACGTGTTCGCCACGACGAACCGGGTCAACGTCGTCGTGGCCGGCAAGCAGCCCCAGCCGCAATGGCTCGGTGCCGACGAGGCCGACGCCCACGTCGAGGCGGGCCTCGGGGTGTGGGCGTGGGCGGGCAACGAGCCCGGATTCGATGCGGCCGACCCCGCGGCATCCGTTCCCGACGTCGTGCTCGGCTGCGCGGGCGACGTGCCGACCATCGAGGCGATCGCCGCCGCGCAGCTGCTGCGCGAGCGCCTGCCCGGCCTCGCCGTTCGCGTCGTCAACGTCGTCGACCTCATGCGGCTGCAGGATCCGTCGCACCACCCGCACGGGCTCGACGATGACGCCTTCGACGCGATCTTCACCCGTGAGGCGCCGGTGATCTTCGCGTTCCACGGCTATCCGACGCTCGTGCACCAGCTCGCCTATCGGCGCACGAACCATCGCAACCTGCACGTGAGGGGTTTCATCGAGCGGGGCACGACGACCACGCCGTTCGACATGCTGCACCTGAACGACCTCGACCGGTACCGGCTCGCGCTCGACGTGATCGAACGGGTGCCCGGGCTCGCCGGCCGACCGGGTGTCGCCGACGTGGCCGACGAGTGGCACGCGATGCGCACGGCGGCGCGCGAGCACGCCTACGAGCACGGCGAGGACCCCGAGTGGATCACCGGGTGGGCGTTCCGCGCGTCCTGA
- a CDS encoding cold-shock protein: MATGTVKWFNADKGFGFIAPDDGTADVFAHFSAIASDGYRSLDENQKVEFDTARGPKGPQAENIRVIA, encoded by the coding sequence ACCGTCAAGTGGTTCAACGCCGACAAGGGCTTCGGCTTCATCGCTCCCGACGACGGCACCGCCGATGTCTTCGCGCACTTCAGCGCGATCGCGTCGGACGGCTACCGTTCGCTCGACGAGAACCAGAAGGTCGAATTCGACACCGCCCGCGGACCCAAGGGTCCGCAGGCCGAGAACATCCGCGTCATCGCGTAG
- a CDS encoding PhzF family phenazine biosynthesis protein, with product MTSTPEILRYAAFTDRPDGGNPAGVVLDASDLSDAQMQRIAAEVDFAETAFVTGRDGDAYRLRYFSPIAEVPFCGHATVATAVALAERSATGALRFATPVGPIEIVTLQGAGGITAAFTSVGTDLAEFEASTLERVLDLLGLDAAALSRSLPPRLAFAGNWHPVLVIDEAGAFDGFAFDPAAVRALMDEQGWPATITVLHPLAQADAAGPLRFEARNLFPVGRITEDPATGSAAASVGGYLRAIGAVAPPARVVIEQGRHVGRPGELVVDIPPTGGITVSGRAVPIPDAVG from the coding sequence GTGACCAGCACGCCCGAGATCCTGCGATACGCCGCCTTCACCGACCGCCCCGATGGCGGCAATCCGGCGGGCGTGGTGCTCGACGCGAGCGACCTGAGCGATGCGCAGATGCAGCGCATCGCCGCCGAGGTCGACTTCGCCGAGACCGCCTTCGTCACGGGCCGCGACGGCGATGCGTACCGGCTGCGCTACTTCTCGCCGATCGCCGAGGTGCCCTTCTGCGGGCACGCCACCGTGGCCACGGCGGTCGCGCTCGCCGAGCGGTCGGCGACGGGTGCGCTGCGGTTCGCCACACCCGTCGGACCGATCGAGATCGTGACGTTGCAGGGCGCCGGCGGCATCACGGCGGCCTTCACGAGCGTCGGCACCGACCTGGCCGAGTTCGAGGCGTCGACGCTCGAGCGGGTGCTCGACCTGCTCGGCCTCGATGCGGCCGCGCTCTCGCGTTCGCTGCCGCCGCGTCTCGCGTTCGCGGGCAACTGGCACCCGGTGCTCGTCATCGACGAGGCGGGCGCCTTCGACGGGTTCGCGTTCGATCCGGCCGCCGTGCGCGCCCTCATGGACGAACAGGGGTGGCCCGCGACGATCACGGTGCTGCATCCCCTGGCGCAGGCGGATGCCGCCGGCCCGCTCCGCTTCGAGGCGCGCAACCTGTTCCCGGTCGGCCGCATCACCGAAGACCCCGCGACGGGCTCGGCCGCGGCATCCGTCGGCGGCTACCTGCGCGCGATCGGCGCCGTTGCGCCGCCCGCCAGGGTCGTCATCGAGCAGGGCCGTCACGTCGGCCGCCCGGGCGAGCTCGTCGTCGACATCCCGCCGACCGGAGGCATCACGGTCAGCGGTCGTGCGGTGCCGATTCCCGACGCCGTCGGCTGA
- a CDS encoding zf-TFIIB domain-containing protein, whose protein sequence is MQCPNDGAVLVMSERSGIEIDYCPTCRGVWLDRGELDKIIERAAGDFGAAPTAPAAPAYQPPAQPVYQPPQQPAYGQQSYDNRYDNRGHGDQGYYRKKKKDNWLSELFD, encoded by the coding sequence ATGCAGTGCCCCAATGACGGAGCCGTGCTCGTGATGAGCGAGCGCAGCGGCATCGAGATCGACTACTGCCCGACGTGCCGTGGCGTGTGGCTCGACCGAGGCGAGCTCGACAAGATCATCGAACGCGCCGCAGGCGACTTCGGCGCGGCCCCCACGGCGCCCGCAGCACCCGCCTACCAGCCCCCGGCGCAACCGGTCTACCAGCCGCCTCAGCAGCCGGCCTACGGGCAGCAGTCCTACGACAACCGCTACGACAATCGCGGACACGGCGACCAGGGCTACTACCGCAAGAAGAAGAAGGACAACTGGTTGTCCGAGCTCTTCGACTGA
- a CDS encoding SRPBCC family protein, whose product MTTTTNPVTISAPEGLPFIDIVREFDAPVSALFEAHRDPEIVKRWLGPNGYDMQVERWDFVSQGGYRYLHVDPAGEAYAFNGTFHTVRENEFAIQTFEYEGFPDVVAVEAMTFEDLGGGRTRLSIHSTYPSLEARDGMIASNMEQGLTEGYQRLDAIVAD is encoded by the coding sequence ATGACCACCACCACCAACCCCGTGACCATCAGCGCCCCCGAGGGCCTGCCGTTCATCGACATCGTGCGCGAGTTCGACGCGCCGGTGAGCGCGTTGTTCGAGGCGCACCGCGACCCCGAGATCGTCAAGCGCTGGCTCGGGCCGAACGGCTACGACATGCAGGTCGAACGCTGGGACTTCGTCTCGCAGGGCGGCTACCGCTACCTGCACGTCGACCCGGCGGGCGAGGCGTACGCGTTCAACGGCACCTTCCACACGGTGCGCGAGAACGAGTTCGCCATCCAGACCTTCGAGTACGAGGGGTTCCCCGACGTCGTCGCGGTCGAGGCGATGACCTTCGAAGACCTGGGCGGCGGGCGCACGCGCCTCAGCATCCACTCGACCTACCCGAGCCTCGAGGCCCGCGACGGCATGATCGCCTCGAACATGGAGCAGGGCCTGACCGAGGGCTACCAGCGGCTCGACGCGATCGTCGCCGACTGA
- a CDS encoding VOC family protein — translation MDWTLEVVIVPVADLARSIAFYRDRVGFELDHETVNEHMHVAQLTPRGSGCSIVIGNLPSQGEMAPGSLRGVQLVVADAEAARTELIERGVDAGPITVFDERDGGTFFGFADPDGNTWAVQQLKARAAHPLIPVEARQRFGAEQEQQA, via the coding sequence ATGGACTGGACCCTCGAAGTCGTCATCGTGCCGGTCGCCGATCTCGCCCGTTCGATCGCCTTCTACCGCGACCGGGTCGGGTTCGAGCTCGACCACGAGACCGTCAACGAGCACATGCACGTCGCGCAGCTCACCCCGCGCGGCTCGGGCTGCTCGATCGTGATCGGCAACCTCCCCTCGCAGGGCGAGATGGCGCCGGGCTCGCTGCGCGGCGTGCAGCTCGTCGTCGCCGACGCCGAGGCCGCGCGCACCGAGCTCATCGAGCGCGGGGTCGACGCCGGCCCGATCACCGTCTTCGACGAACGCGACGGCGGTACCTTCTTCGGGTTCGCCGACCCAGACGGCAACACGTGGGCCGTGCAGCAGCTCAAGGCCAGGGCCGCGCATCCCCTCATCCCCGTCGAGGCGCGACAGCGCTTCGGCGCCGAGCAGGAGCAGCAGGCCTGA
- a CDS encoding MarR family winged helix-turn-helix transcriptional regulator: MGIADDAVEVRAHGWRTLAALHGLIESELERSLAASVDLSVVEYTVLDALSRQDGWHMRMQQLARATALSPSATTRLVNRLEDRSLLTRVLCADDRRGIYTELTHAGRALYERARPIHDETLERVLAEAQAQPELAPVVEALHGAVLPVASA, translated from the coding sequence ATGGGCATCGCCGACGACGCCGTCGAGGTGCGCGCGCACGGCTGGCGCACGCTCGCCGCACTGCACGGCCTGATCGAGAGCGAGCTCGAGCGGTCGCTCGCGGCATCCGTCGACCTCTCGGTCGTCGAGTACACCGTGCTCGACGCGCTCAGCCGTCAAGACGGCTGGCACATGCGCATGCAGCAACTGGCCCGGGCCACGGCCCTCAGTCCCAGTGCGACGACCCGGCTCGTGAACCGCCTCGAAGACCGCTCGCTGCTCACGCGCGTGCTCTGCGCCGACGACCGGCGGGGCATCTACACCGAGCTCACGCATGCGGGTCGGGCGCTCTACGAACGGGCGCGGCCGATCCACGACGAGACGCTCGAGCGCGTGCTCGCCGAGGCGCAGGCCCAGCCCGAACTCGCCCCCGTCGTCGAGGCGCTGCACGGCGCCGTGCTGCCGGTCGCGTCGGCCTGA
- a CDS encoding aldo/keto reductase, whose protein sequence is MQRRTLGRTGRSVSVIGLGTWQLGADWGDVDEADALAVLDAAHEAGVTFFDTADVYGDGRSESLIGTWLRANPDAGVTVATKMGRRLRQEHDSYSAEHFRAWIDRSRANLGVETVDLVQLHCPPTSVYGDDAVFDALDALVADGSIGAYGVSVERVDEALTAIARPNVASVQIILNAFRLKPLDEVLPAAVEAGVGIIARVPLASGLLSGRYTNETVFAANDHRNFNRHGEAFDVGETFSGVDYETGVAAAAEFTELARAAAPDATAAQVALAWIAAQPGVSSVIPGARNVDQARANAAAGSLELPASFDASVRELYDRSIRAQVHARW, encoded by the coding sequence ATGCAGCGTCGCACCCTCGGCCGCACCGGCCGCTCGGTCTCGGTCATCGGACTCGGCACCTGGCAGCTCGGCGCCGATTGGGGAGACGTCGACGAGGCCGACGCGCTCGCCGTGCTCGACGCCGCGCACGAGGCCGGCGTCACGTTCTTCGACACGGCCGACGTCTACGGCGACGGCCGCAGCGAGTCGCTGATCGGCACGTGGCTGCGCGCCAACCCCGATGCCGGCGTCACGGTCGCCACGAAGATGGGGCGGCGCCTGCGGCAGGAGCACGACAGCTACTCGGCCGAGCACTTCCGCGCGTGGATCGACCGGTCGCGCGCGAACCTCGGGGTCGAGACCGTCGACCTCGTGCAGCTGCACTGCCCGCCCACCTCGGTCTACGGCGACGACGCCGTGTTCGACGCGCTCGACGCACTCGTCGCCGACGGATCGATCGGCGCCTACGGCGTGAGCGTCGAGCGTGTCGACGAGGCGCTGACCGCGATCGCCCGCCCGAACGTGGCGAGCGTGCAGATCATCCTCAACGCGTTCCGGCTGAAGCCGCTCGACGAGGTGCTGCCCGCCGCGGTCGAGGCCGGCGTCGGCATCATCGCGCGCGTGCCGCTCGCGAGCGGCCTGCTCTCTGGGCGGTACACGAACGAGACCGTCTTCGCGGCGAACGACCACCGCAACTTCAACCGCCACGGCGAGGCCTTCGACGTCGGCGAGACGTTCTCGGGCGTCGACTACGAGACCGGCGTCGCCGCCGCGGCCGAGTTCACCGAGCTCGCGCGGGCCGCGGCGCCCGATGCCACGGCCGCCCAGGTGGCGCTCGCGTGGATCGCCGCCCAGCCCGGCGTCAGCTCGGTGATCCCCGGTGCGCGCAACGTCGACCAGGCGCGCGCGAACGCGGCCGCCGGCTCGCTCGAGCTCCCCGCCTCGTTCGACGCCTCGGTGCGCGAGCTCTACGACCGCAGCATCCGGGCCCAGGTGCACGCCCGCTGGTGA